In Liquorilactobacillus hordei DSM 19519, the following proteins share a genomic window:
- the brxL gene encoding protease Lon-related BREX system protein BrxL — translation MDQVILDKLVANFPGKIVRKDLTKKIKEGANVPVYVLEYLLGMYASSLDEQLVEKGVENVKNILARNYVRPDEAEKVKAKIRENGGYTVIDKVSVSLNERKDQYEAEFSNLGLSAVRISEEYPKKYDRLLGGGIWCIVQMEYWFDENDQQNSPFIARKVDPIQMPGLDIEEFKRGRAAFTEKEWIDVVLRSVGMEPTQFDERVKWLHLARLVPLIENNFNLCELGPRGTGKSHIYKEISPNSILVSGGQTTVANLFYNMARRTMGLVGMWDTVAFDEVAGINVKNGDLIQIMKDYMASGSFARGKEEKNASASMVFVGNINQSVDVILKTSNLFEPFPEKMGTDSAFLDRIHCYLPGWEIPKYRPDFFTNDYGFITDYYAEVMRELRKTTYSDAIDKYFKLGSQLNQRDTVAVKKMVSGLIKLVYPHGKFGKKEVEKVLKFAIEMRRRVKEQLKKIGGMEFFDVNLSYIDLEENHEEYVSVPEQGSGKLIPEGSGKPGHIYSASIGTSGRIGAFKFETQMVAGNGKFKATGLGSDSGAKEKADSAYKYLNANAVTINSSISMITHDFVFNTQDLNGVGNPIFLSLPTMIALCSVSLNKPVVASMAVLGDITIGGTLIRVTNLADMMQVARDSGAKKILVPMANAADLATVPPELMSTFNIIFYSTPEDAVFKALGVE, via the coding sequence GTGGATCAAGTCATTTTAGATAAACTGGTAGCAAATTTTCCCGGAAAGATTGTTCGGAAAGATTTAACCAAAAAAATTAAAGAAGGCGCGAATGTTCCTGTTTATGTGTTGGAATATTTATTGGGAATGTACGCTTCATCTTTGGATGAACAACTCGTTGAAAAGGGAGTAGAAAATGTTAAAAATATTTTAGCCCGCAATTATGTTCGCCCAGATGAAGCTGAGAAAGTGAAAGCAAAGATTCGTGAAAATGGTGGTTACACGGTTATTGATAAAGTCAGTGTTTCCTTGAATGAGAGAAAAGATCAATATGAAGCCGAATTTTCAAACCTAGGTCTGTCGGCTGTTCGTATTAGTGAGGAATACCCTAAAAAATATGATCGACTACTGGGTGGCGGTATTTGGTGTATCGTTCAAATGGAATACTGGTTTGATGAAAATGATCAGCAAAATTCACCATTTATTGCAAGAAAAGTAGATCCAATTCAAATGCCGGGTCTTGACATTGAAGAGTTTAAAAGAGGAAGAGCTGCCTTTACTGAAAAAGAGTGGATTGATGTTGTTCTCAGATCTGTTGGAATGGAACCAACTCAATTTGATGAACGAGTTAAATGGTTGCACTTAGCACGTTTAGTTCCTTTAATTGAAAATAATTTCAATTTGTGTGAACTTGGTCCACGTGGTACTGGAAAGTCGCATATTTATAAAGAAATTTCACCAAATTCAATATTAGTATCTGGTGGTCAAACTACGGTAGCTAATTTATTTTATAACATGGCTCGCCGTACGATGGGGTTAGTCGGTATGTGGGATACGGTTGCATTTGACGAAGTAGCAGGAATTAATGTAAAAAATGGTGATTTGATTCAGATTATGAAAGATTACATGGCATCTGGATCATTTGCTCGTGGTAAAGAAGAGAAGAATGCCTCAGCTTCAATGGTGTTTGTCGGAAATATTAATCAAAGTGTAGATGTAATATTAAAGACATCGAACCTATTTGAACCATTCCCTGAAAAAATGGGCACAGATTCTGCTTTTCTCGACCGAATACATTGTTATCTTCCAGGGTGGGAAATTCCAAAATACCGGCCTGATTTTTTTACGAATGACTATGGCTTCATTACAGATTACTATGCGGAAGTAATGCGAGAATTACGCAAAACAACTTACAGTGATGCTATTGATAAGTATTTTAAACTTGGTTCTCAGTTGAACCAACGCGATACGGTTGCAGTAAAGAAAATGGTGTCAGGGTTGATTAAGTTAGTTTATCCGCACGGTAAATTTGGTAAAAAAGAAGTTGAAAAAGTTCTTAAATTTGCAATTGAAATGCGGCGACGTGTTAAGGAGCAACTTAAGAAAATTGGTGGTATGGAATTCTTCGATGTTAATTTATCATATATTGATTTAGAAGAAAATCATGAAGAGTATGTGTCAGTTCCTGAGCAAGGTAGTGGGAAACTAATTCCTGAAGGTAGTGGGAAACCAGGTCATATCTACTCAGCATCAATTGGTACAAGTGGACGTATTGGAGCATTTAAGTTTGAAACACAGATGGTGGCTGGAAATGGTAAATTTAAGGCCACAGGACTGGGGAGTGATTCAGGAGCTAAAGAAAAGGCCGATTCAGCTTACAAATACTTAAATGCCAATGCAGTGACAATCAATTCATCTATTTCGATGATTACCCATGATTTTGTATTTAACACGCAGGATCTGAATGGTGTTGGGAATCCTATATTTTTGTCATTGCCAACAATGATTGCTTTATGTTCTGTCTCCTTGAATAAGCCTGTTGTTGCAAGTATGGCTGTCTTAGGTGACATAACAATTGGTGGTACTTTAATTCGCGTGACAAACCTTGCCGATATGATGCAAGTGGCACGCGATTCAGGGGCCAAGAAAATCTTAGTACCAATGGCGAATGCAGCAGATTTAGCAACGGTACCACCCGAATTGATGTCAACGTTCAATATCATCTTTTACAGTACACCTGAAGATGCAGTATTTAAAGCTTTAGGTGTTGAATAA